One genomic window of Choristoneura fumiferana chromosome 14, NRCan_CFum_1, whole genome shotgun sequence includes the following:
- the LOC141434946 gene encoding uncharacterized protein — protein sequence MEHYANRLKKLANDCGYKDDVFERLLRDRFATGINHPQLEVDLKQKWPDLQEHFDGKTVEVTFAKFFAVAQSRELAEGDNFVALPAATNKVRTKINMTQRNQQSTFSRRLGLDQCRRCGTYERHKVDDCKARDHTCKECQTLGHFEDCCIKSGRAYLSSTKSGKKRANKNENKLHKIRNTDSDEYLSESSDTNSYNSDDVFKIERKRNKDSKRIDVILNGVSCTLDWDPGSVYSIISTEFWKRIGTPPLTKAPKLRAYGNLKLKPKGLTDVTVEVLGRKKILPVVVMEDANPMLFGLQWSEMFDMTFPEPVYSVKPTQRDTRTLKQISNTWDTQSVRTEYGRPIPRLKQ from the exons ATGGAACACTACGCCAACAGGCTCAAGAAACTCGCCAACGACTGCGGCTACAAGGACGATGTGTTCGAGCGTCTACTGCGTGACCGATTTGCGACCGGCATAAACCACCCGCAGCTAGAAGTTGACCTGAAACAAAAATGGCCCGACCTCCAGGAACATTTCGATGGAAAAACTGTAGAAGTTACATTTGCCAAATTCTTTGCAGTTGCTCAGTCTAGAGAGCTTGCCGAGGGCGACAATTTTGTCGCCTTACCAGCTGCCACAAACAAAGTCAGAACAAAAATCAACATGACACAGCGCAACCAACAGAGTACGTTTTCACGCAGGCTTGGCCTAGATCAGTGCCGTCGATGCGGTACATATGAGAGACACAAGGTGGACGATTGTAAGGCAAGAGACCATACTTGCAAGGAATGTCAAACACTCGGACATTTCGAAGATTGCTGCATCAAGTCTGGTCGAGCATATTTGTCGAGCACAAAGTCAGGGAAGAAACGAGCGAACAAAAacgaaaacaaattacataaaattaggAACACTGACAGCGACGAGTATTTATCAGAATCTTCTGATACGAACTCATACAATAGTGACGATGTCTTCAAGATTGAACGTAAGAGGAACAAGGACAGCAAGCGCATTGATGTCATACTGAATGGTGTCAGTTGTACATTGGACTGGGATCCGGGATCAGTATACTCCATTATTAGTACAGAATTTTGGAAACGTATTGGAACACCTCCTTTAACAAAGGCACCAAAACTACGTGCCTATGGAAATCTCAAACTCAAACCAAAGGGACTTACAGATGTAACAGTTGAAGTCCTTGGAAGAAAGAAAATTTTACCCGTTGTAGTCATGGAAGACGCCAATCCCATGCTTTTTGGCCTTCAATGGAGCGAGATGTTCGACATGACGTTTCCGGAACCTGTCTACTCGGTTAAACCTACTCAACGAGATACCAGAACACTTAAACAG ATATCGAATACCTGGGACACACAATCAGTAAGGACGGAATACGGCCGACCAATTCCAAGATTGAAGCAATAA